Proteins from a genomic interval of Rosa chinensis cultivar Old Blush chromosome 2, RchiOBHm-V2, whole genome shotgun sequence:
- the LOC112189386 gene encoding PI-PLC X domain-containing protein At5g67130, with translation MKTTRHSFLLVLLLVMSLAVFSCVVIACSDGQCKLLDQCSTDGDCEAGLYCFSCPFEFLGSRCVRSTTTNQFQLLNSSLPFNKYAFLTTHNAFAIEGEPSHTGVSRFPLTISQEDTVTQQLNNGVRALMLDTYDFKGDVWLCHSLFEGQCNDNTAFEPAIDTLNEIQAFLSANPGEIVTLILEDYVEAPNGLTNVFKSAGLMKYWFPVSSMPKSGQDWPLVSDMVAKNQRLLVFTSKQEKEQSEGIAYQWNYMVENEYGDDGMEEGSCSNRGESSPLNDKTKSLVLVNHFQSPPIKQLSCLFNSEDLVSKLNTCYGAAGNRWANFVAVDFYKRSGGGGIVSSYRHA, from the exons ATGAAGACGACTCGGCACAGCTTCCTTCTGGTTCTACTTCTGGTTATGTCTCTTGCTGTGTTTTCATGTGTAGTCATAGCTTGCTCCGATGGACAGTGCAAG CTCTTAGATCAGTGCTCGACAGACGGAGATTGTGAGGCGGGGCTTTACTGTTTCAGTTGCCCTTTTGAGTTTTTAGGCTCCAGATGTGTGAGATCAACCACCACCAACCAATTCCAGCTTTTG AATAGTTCCCTACCATTCAACAAATATGCATTTTTGACAACCCACAATGCTTTTGCCATCGAAGGAGAGCCATCTCATACTGGAGTCTCTCGTTTTCCCTTGACGATTAGTCAAGAAGACACTGTCACTCAACAACTTAACAATGGAGTTAGAGCCCTGATGCTTGATACCTATGATTTTAAAGGAGATGTCTGGTTGTGCCATTCCTTATTCGAAGGACAATGTAATGACAACACTGCATTT GAGCCAGCTATAGATACATTAAACGAAATCCAAGCATTTTTATCAGCAAATCCAGGAGAAATTGTGACATTGATATTAGAGGACTATGTTGAAGCTCCAAACGGATTGACAAATGTTTTCAAATCTGCCGGATTGATGAAATACTGGTTTCCGGTATCAAGCATGCCCAAAAGTGGTCAGGATTGGCCGTTGGTTAGCGATATGGTTGCCAAGAACCAAAGGCTACTTGTATTCACTTCAAAACAAGAGAAGGAACAATCCGAAGGGATTGCATACCAGTGGAACTACATGGTTGAAAACGAGT ATGGAGATGATGGAATGGAAGAGGGAAGTTGTTCAAACAGAGGTGAATCGTCGCCTTTAAATGACAAGACTAAATCATTGGTGCTGGTTAACCATTTTCAATCACCTCCCATTAAGCAGCTCTCATGTCTATTCAATTCTGAGGATTTGGTTAGCAAGCTTAACACTTGCTATGGTGCTGCTGGAAACCGATGGGCAAATTTTGTTGCGGTTGATTTTTACAAG AGGAGTGGAGGGGGGGGGATCGTTTCAAGCTACAGACACGCTTAA